From a single Alkalihalophilus pseudofirmus genomic region:
- a CDS encoding aromatic acid exporter family protein, with protein MNFKIGYRTLKTAVGAAIAIAIAQLLQLDFYASAAIITILCISITKRKSLIVSWQRFAACLIGMAYSVIIFELVGYEPWSLGLLLLVFIPTAVMLKVQEGIVTSLVIVLHLYTLQQVSTAIIINELLLIIIGIGVALIMNLYMPSSEKVLRVYLKDIEDHFKKILHEMAEYLRHGQSDWDGAEIPETVELLKKGKNEALRNVHNHIMRYEDQYYHYFKMREKQFEIVERLMPFISSLERSLPQSVQLADFLDELSKSLSPANHVVYFLERLDQMEAEFREMELPKTREEFEIRSSLFYIMHELRQYLHIKDSLWNHVDKRSI; from the coding sequence ATGAATTTTAAAATTGGCTATCGAACCTTAAAAACAGCAGTAGGTGCAGCGATAGCAATCGCCATTGCCCAGCTTCTTCAACTAGATTTTTATGCGTCAGCAGCCATTATTACGATCCTTTGTATTTCCATTACAAAAAGAAAGTCATTAATCGTATCCTGGCAGCGTTTTGCTGCTTGTCTGATCGGCATGGCTTATAGTGTAATTATATTTGAATTAGTGGGTTATGAACCTTGGTCGCTCGGTTTATTGCTCTTAGTATTCATACCTACAGCCGTCATGTTGAAAGTTCAAGAGGGAATTGTAACGAGTTTAGTCATCGTCTTGCATCTCTATACACTGCAGCAAGTCTCAACCGCCATTATTATTAATGAATTATTATTAATCATCATCGGAATAGGTGTTGCATTAATTATGAATTTATATATGCCAAGCAGCGAAAAAGTTTTACGTGTTTATTTAAAGGACATAGAAGATCACTTTAAAAAGATTCTGCATGAAATGGCTGAATATTTACGGCACGGACAAAGTGATTGGGACGGAGCTGAAATTCCAGAGACAGTGGAATTGTTGAAGAAGGGTAAGAATGAAGCTTTGCGAAATGTTCATAACCACATAATGCGTTATGAAGACCAATATTATCATTATTTCAAGATGAGGGAGAAGCAGTTTGAAATTGTTGAACGCCTGATGCCATTTATCTCTTCATTAGAGAGATCGTTGCCTCAAAGCGTTCAGCTAGCGGATTTCTTAGATGAATTAAGTAAATCGTTAAGTCCTGCTAATCATGTGGTTTACTTCTTAGAACGCCTTGATCAAATGGAAGCTGAATTCAGGGAAATGGAACTGCCTAAGACAAGAGAGGAGTTTGAAATTCGCTCGTCTTTATTCTACATTATGCATGAATTAAGGCAATATCTTCATATTAAAGACAGCTTATGGAATCACGTGGATAAACGATCTATTTAA
- a CDS encoding L,D-transpeptidase: MLSLLMVFSPIWPLGENPALGDPYLIINIETNELAFIYDGQVQRVYRVASGKEGAETPEGEFTVVVKAENPYYRKLDIKGGDPHNPLGTRWIGFDAEGTDGRIYGIHGTNRPDSIGSHVTAGCVRLPNEEVEQLFDQIPLGTKVHILKQKDASFEQLAKDAGAM, from the coding sequence ATGTTATCGCTTTTAATGGTGTTTTCCCCGATTTGGCCTTTGGGTGAGAATCCTGCATTGGGCGATCCTTACCTGATCATTAATATTGAAACAAATGAACTGGCTTTTATTTATGATGGCCAGGTTCAAAGGGTATATAGAGTAGCGAGCGGAAAAGAGGGGGCAGAAACACCTGAGGGAGAGTTTACTGTTGTGGTGAAAGCTGAAAATCCATATTACAGAAAATTGGACATTAAAGGCGGTGATCCACATAACCCTCTTGGCACCAGATGGATCGGATTTGATGCGGAAGGAACCGATGGCAGGATCTATGGAATCCACGGGACCAATAGACCTGACTCGATCGGTTCTCATGTGACAGCAGGATGCGTACGCCTGCCCAATGAAGAAGTTGAGCAGCTATTTGATCAAATTCCTTTAGGTACGAAAGTTCATATTCTGAAGCAAAAAGACGCATCTTTTGAACAATTAGCGAAAGATGCAGGTGCTATGTAA
- the prli42 gene encoding stressosome-associated protein Prli42: MPRKFQKTIIYIMIFTMVVGTLLMGVSLF, encoded by the coding sequence ATGCCACGCAAATTCCAAAAAACAATTATTTATATTATGATTTTCACTATGGTTGTAGGAACACTTTTAATGGGTGTATCACTATTCTAA
- the mce gene encoding methylmalonyl-CoA epimerase → MSEKTPKKIDHIGIAVTSIEEVLPFYVGSLKLRLIDIEEVPSQGVKVAFLGVGESKIELLEPLSDESPIAKFIAKRGEGVHHIALGVTNIESRIEDIKENGVKMINDEPVPGAGGAKVAFLHPKSARGVLYEFCEKEQVTK, encoded by the coding sequence TTGAGTGAAAAAACACCGAAAAAAATTGATCATATTGGGATTGCGGTAACATCTATTGAAGAGGTTCTGCCTTTTTATGTAGGAAGCTTGAAATTACGTCTAATTGATATTGAAGAAGTACCGTCTCAAGGAGTGAAAGTAGCCTTTTTAGGGGTTGGCGAATCTAAGATTGAATTATTAGAGCCGCTGTCAGACGAAAGTCCAATTGCTAAATTTATTGCAAAACGCGGTGAAGGGGTTCATCATATTGCACTTGGTGTAACGAACATTGAATCAAGAATTGAAGATATTAAAGAGAATGGCGTAAAAATGATCAATGATGAGCCTGTACCAGGAGCTGGTGGAGCAAAAGTGGCGTTTTTACATCCTAAATCAGCCAGAGGGGTTCTATATGAATTCTGTGAAAAAGAGCAAGTGACAAAATAA